From the genome of Callithrix jacchus isolate 240 chromosome 7, calJac240_pri, whole genome shotgun sequence, one region includes:
- the MIB2 gene encoding E3 ubiquitin-protein ligase MIB2 isoform X2, producing MDPDPQAGVQVGMRVVRGVDWKWGQQDGGEGGVGTVVELGRHGSPSTPDRTVVVQWDQGTRTNYRAGYQGAHDLLLYDNAQIGVRHPNIICDCCKKHGLRGMRWKCRVCLDYDLCTQCYMHNKHELAHAFDRYETAHSRPVTLSPRQGLPRIPLRGIFQGAKVVRGPDWEWGSQDGGEGKPGRVVDIRGWDVETGRSVASVTWADGTTNVYRVGHKGKVDLRCVGDAAGGFYYKDHLPRLGKPAPLQRRVSADGQPFQHGDKVKCLLDTDVLREMQEGHGGWNPRMAEFHDPPQFIGQTGTVHRITDRGDVRVQFNHETRWTFHPGALTKHHSFWVGDVVRVIDDLDTVKRLQAGHGEWTDDMAPALGRVGKVVKVFGDGNLRVAVGGQRWTFSPSCLVAYRPEEDTNLDVAERARENKSSLSVALDKLRAQKSDPEHPGRLVVEVALGNAARALDLVRRRPEQVDTKNQGRTALQVAAYLGQVELVRLLLQARAGVDLPDDEGNTALHYAALGNQPEAARVLLNAGCRVDAINSTQSTALHVAVQRGFLEVVRTLCGRGCDVNLPDAHSDTPLHSAISAGTGASGIVEVLTEVPSIDVTATNSQGFTLLHHASLKGHVLAVRKILARARQLVDAKKEDGFTALHLAALNNHREVAQILIREGRCDVNVRNRKLQSPLHLAVQQAHVGLVPLLVDAGCSVNAEDEEGDTALHVALQRQQLLPLVADGAGGDPGPLQLLSRLQASGLPGSSELTVGTAVACFLALEGADVSYTNHRGRSPLDLAAEGRVLKALQGCAQRFRERQAGGGAAPGTRHALGTPNTVTNLHVGAAPGPEAAECLVCSELALLVLFSPCQHRTVCEECARRMKKCIRCQVVVSKKLRPGQPVPDDTPPRVPAAPGLPAHTRPPPCRRLRGGERSPYPRPAAPAGGGAAEPLPADGGAHHLPHLHRQPHPPRVPVRPWRMRSLRRRAQRLPDLPPAHP from the exons ATGGACCCAGACCCCCAGGCGGGCGTGCAGGTCGGCATGCGAGTGGTGCGCGGTGTGGACTGGAAGTGGGGCCAGCAGGACGGCGGCGAGGGTGGCGTGGGCACGGTGGTGGAGCTTGGCCGCCACGGCAGCCCCTCCACACCCGACCGCACGGTGGTCGTGCAGTGGGACCAGGGCACGCGCACCAACTACCGTGCTGGCTACCAGGGTGCGCACGACCTGCTGCTGTACGACAACGCCCAGATCG GCGTCCGGCACCCCAACATCATCTGTGACTGCTGCAAGAAGCATGGGCTTCGGGGCATGCGCTGGAAGTGCCGCGTCTGCCTAGACTACGACCTCTGCACGCAGTGCTACATGCACAACAAGCACGAGCTCGCCCACGCCTTCGACCGCTACGAGACGGCCCACTCACGCCC TGTCACACTGAGTCCCCGCCAGGGCCTCCCGAGGATCCCACTCAGGGGCATCTTCCAGGGAGCAAAGGTGGTGCGAGGCCCCGACTGGGAGTGGGGCTCACAGGATG gaggagaagggaagCCAGGCCGTGTGGTGGACATCCGTGGCTGGGATGTGGAGACAGGCCGGAGTGTGGCCAGCGTGACGTGGGCTGACGGTACCACCAACGTGTACCGTGTGGGCCACAAGGGCAAGGTGGACCTCAGGTGTGTGGGCGACGCAGCAGGCGGCTTCTACTACAAGGACCACCTCCCAAGGCTCG GCAAGCCGGCCCCGTTGCAGCGCAGGGTGAGTGCTGATGGCCAGCCCTTCCAGCACGGGGATAAAGTCAAGTGTCTGCTGGACACTGATGTCCTGCGGGAGATGCAGGAAGGCCACGGCGGCTGGAATCCCAGGATGGCAGAG TTCCATGACCCGCCACAGTTTATCGGACAGACGGGCACCGTGCACCGCATCACGGACCGCGGGGACGTGCGTGTACAGTTCAACCATGAGACCCGCTGGACCTTCCACCCTGGGGCGCTCACCAAG CACCACTCCTTCTGGGTGGGCGACGTGGTACGGGTCATCGACGACCTTGACACAGTGAAGCGACTACAGGCTGGCCACGGCGAGTGGACGGACGACATGGCCCCC gcCCTGGGCCGCGTCGGGAAAGTGGTGAAAGTGTTTGGAGATGGGAACCTGCGTGTGGCGGTCGGTGGTCAGCGGTGGACCTTCAGCCCCTCCTGCCTCGTGGCCTACCGGCCGGAGGAGGACACCAACCTGGACGTGGCCGAGCGCGCCCGGGAGAACAAAA GCTCGCTGAGCGTGGCCCTGGACAAGCTTCGGGCCCAGAAGAGTGACCCGGAGCACCCGGGAAGGCTGGTGGTGGAGGTGGCGCTGGGGAACGCAGCCCGGGCTCTGGACCTGGTGCGGAGGCGCCCAGAGCAG GTGGACACCAAGAACCAAGGCAGGACTGCCCTGCAGGTGGCCGCCTACCTGGGCCAGGTGGAGTTGGTGCGGCTGCTGCTACAGGCCAGGGCGGGCGTGGACCTGCCGGATGATGAAGGCAACACTGCGCTGCACTATGCGGCCCTGGG GAACCAGCCTGAGGCCGCCAGGGTGCTCCTGAACGCTGGGTGCCGGGTGGACGCCATcaacagcacacagagcacagcGCTGCACGTGGCCGTGCAGaggggcttcctggaggtggtgCGGACCCTGTGCGGGCGCGGCTGTGATGTCAACCTGCCT GACGCCCACTCAGACACGCCCCTGCACTCTGCCATCTCGGCGGGCACTGGTGCCAGTGGCATTGTCGAGGTCCTCACCGAGGTGCCCAGCATCGACGTCACCGCCACCAACAGCCAGGGCTTCACCCTTCTGCACCATGCCTCCCTCAAGGGCCACGTACT AGCTGTGAGGAAGATTCTGGCTCGGGCGCGGCAGCTGGTGGACGCCAAGAAGGAGGACGGCTTCACGGCGCTGCACCTGGCAGCCCTCAACAACCACCGCGAGGTGGCCCAGATTCTCATCCGGGAG GGCCGCTGTGACGTGAATGTGCGTAACCGGAAGCTGCAGTCCCCCCTGCACCTAGCGGTGCAGCAGGCCCACGTGGGGCTGGTGCCGCTGCTGGTGGACGCCGGTTGCAGTGTCAACGCCGAGGACGAGGAGGGGGACACAGCCTTGCACGTGGCGCTGCAGCGTCAGCAGCTGCTACCCCTGGTGGCGGATGGGGCCGGGGGGGACCCAGGGCCCTTGCAGCTGCTGTCCAGG CTACAGGCCTCGGGCCTCCCGGGCAGCTCCGAGCTGACGGTGGGCACGGCGGTTGCCTGCTTCCTGGCGCTGGAAGGCGCCGATGTGAGTTACACCAACCACCGCGGCCGGAGCCCGCTGGACCTGGCCGCCGAGGGCCGTGTGCTCAAGGCCCTGCAGGGCTGCGCCCAGCGCTTCCG GGAGCGGCAGGCGGGAGGGGGCGCGGCCCCGGGCACCAGGCACGCGCTCGGGACCCCCAACACCGTGACTAACCTGCACGTGGGCGCCGCGCCGGGGCCCGAGGCCGCCGAATGCCTGGTGTGCTCCGAGCTGGCGCTGCTGGTGCTCTTCTCACCGTGTCAGCACCGCACGGTGTGCGAGG AGTGCGCGCGCAGGATGAAGAAGTGCATCAGGTGCCAGGTGGTCGTCAGCAAGAAACTGCGCCCAG GTCAACCCGTCCCAGATGACACTCCACCCCGGGTCCCCGCTGCCCCCGGGCTCCCAGCTCACACCCGCCCCCCACCCTGCAGACGGCTCCGAGGTGGTGAGCGCAGCCCCTACCCCCGGCCCGCCGCGCCAGCTGGTGGAGGAGCTGCAGAGCCGCTACCGGCAGATGGAGGAGCGCATCACCTGCCCCATCTGCATCGACAGCCACATCCGCCTCGTGTTCCAGTGCGGCCATGGCGCATGCGCTCCCTGCGGCGCCGCGCTCAGCGCCTGCCCGATCTGCCGCCAGCCCATCCGTGA
- the MIB2 gene encoding E3 ubiquitin-protein ligase MIB2 isoform X14 encodes MDPDPQAGVQVGMRVVRGVDWKWGQQDGGEGGVGTVVELGRHGSPSTPDRTVVVQWDQGTRTNYRAGYQGAHDLLLYDNAQIGVRHPNIICDCCKKHGLRGMRWKCRVCLDYDLCTQCYMHNKHELAHAFDRYETAHSRPVTLSPRQGLPRIPLRGIFQGAKVVRGPDWEWGSQDGGEGKPGRVVDIRGWDVETGRSVASVTWADGTTNVYRVGHKGKVDLRCVGDAAGGFYYKDHLPRLGKPAPLQRRVSADGQPFQHGDKVKCLLDTDVLREMQEGHGGWNPRMAEHHSFWVGDVVRVIDDLDTVKRLQAGHGEWTDDMAPALGRVGKVVKVFGDGNLRVAVGGQRWTFSPSCLVAYRPEEDTNLDVAERARENKSSLSVALDKLRAQKSDPEHPGRLVVEVALGNAARALDLVRRRPEQVDTKNQGRTALQVAAYLGQVELVRLLLQARAGVDLPDDEGNTALHYAALGNQPEAARVLLNAGCRVDAINSTQSTALHVAVQRGFLEVVRTLCGRGCDVNLPDAHSDTPLHSAISAGTGASGIVEVLTEVPSIDVTATNSQGFTLLHHASLKGHVLAVRKILARARQLVDAKKEDGFTALHLAALNNHREVAQILIREGRCDVNVRNRKLQSPLHLAVQQAHVGLVPLLVDAGCSVNAEDEEGDTALHVALQRQQLLPLVADGAGGDPGPLQLLSRLQASGLPGSSELTVGTAVACFLALEGADVSYTNHRGRSPLDLAAEGRVLKALQGCAQRFRERQAGGGAAPGTRHALGTPNTVTNLHVGAAPGPEAAECLVCSELALLVLFSPCQHRTVCEECARRMKKCIRCQVVVSKKLRPDGSEVVSAAPTPGPPRQLVEELQSRYRQMEERITCPICIDSHIRLVFQCGHGACAPCGAALSACPICRQPIRDRIQIFV; translated from the exons ATGGACCCAGACCCCCAGGCGGGCGTGCAGGTCGGCATGCGAGTGGTGCGCGGTGTGGACTGGAAGTGGGGCCAGCAGGACGGCGGCGAGGGTGGCGTGGGCACGGTGGTGGAGCTTGGCCGCCACGGCAGCCCCTCCACACCCGACCGCACGGTGGTCGTGCAGTGGGACCAGGGCACGCGCACCAACTACCGTGCTGGCTACCAGGGTGCGCACGACCTGCTGCTGTACGACAACGCCCAGATCG GCGTCCGGCACCCCAACATCATCTGTGACTGCTGCAAGAAGCATGGGCTTCGGGGCATGCGCTGGAAGTGCCGCGTCTGCCTAGACTACGACCTCTGCACGCAGTGCTACATGCACAACAAGCACGAGCTCGCCCACGCCTTCGACCGCTACGAGACGGCCCACTCACGCCC TGTCACACTGAGTCCCCGCCAGGGCCTCCCGAGGATCCCACTCAGGGGCATCTTCCAGGGAGCAAAGGTGGTGCGAGGCCCCGACTGGGAGTGGGGCTCACAGGATG gaggagaagggaagCCAGGCCGTGTGGTGGACATCCGTGGCTGGGATGTGGAGACAGGCCGGAGTGTGGCCAGCGTGACGTGGGCTGACGGTACCACCAACGTGTACCGTGTGGGCCACAAGGGCAAGGTGGACCTCAGGTGTGTGGGCGACGCAGCAGGCGGCTTCTACTACAAGGACCACCTCCCAAGGCTCG GCAAGCCGGCCCCGTTGCAGCGCAGGGTGAGTGCTGATGGCCAGCCCTTCCAGCACGGGGATAAAGTCAAGTGTCTGCTGGACACTGATGTCCTGCGGGAGATGCAGGAAGGCCACGGCGGCTGGAATCCCAGGATGGCAGAG CACCACTCCTTCTGGGTGGGCGACGTGGTACGGGTCATCGACGACCTTGACACAGTGAAGCGACTACAGGCTGGCCACGGCGAGTGGACGGACGACATGGCCCCC gcCCTGGGCCGCGTCGGGAAAGTGGTGAAAGTGTTTGGAGATGGGAACCTGCGTGTGGCGGTCGGTGGTCAGCGGTGGACCTTCAGCCCCTCCTGCCTCGTGGCCTACCGGCCGGAGGAGGACACCAACCTGGACGTGGCCGAGCGCGCCCGGGAGAACAAAA GCTCGCTGAGCGTGGCCCTGGACAAGCTTCGGGCCCAGAAGAGTGACCCGGAGCACCCGGGAAGGCTGGTGGTGGAGGTGGCGCTGGGGAACGCAGCCCGGGCTCTGGACCTGGTGCGGAGGCGCCCAGAGCAG GTGGACACCAAGAACCAAGGCAGGACTGCCCTGCAGGTGGCCGCCTACCTGGGCCAGGTGGAGTTGGTGCGGCTGCTGCTACAGGCCAGGGCGGGCGTGGACCTGCCGGATGATGAAGGCAACACTGCGCTGCACTATGCGGCCCTGGG GAACCAGCCTGAGGCCGCCAGGGTGCTCCTGAACGCTGGGTGCCGGGTGGACGCCATcaacagcacacagagcacagcGCTGCACGTGGCCGTGCAGaggggcttcctggaggtggtgCGGACCCTGTGCGGGCGCGGCTGTGATGTCAACCTGCCT GACGCCCACTCAGACACGCCCCTGCACTCTGCCATCTCGGCGGGCACTGGTGCCAGTGGCATTGTCGAGGTCCTCACCGAGGTGCCCAGCATCGACGTCACCGCCACCAACAGCCAGGGCTTCACCCTTCTGCACCATGCCTCCCTCAAGGGCCACGTACT AGCTGTGAGGAAGATTCTGGCTCGGGCGCGGCAGCTGGTGGACGCCAAGAAGGAGGACGGCTTCACGGCGCTGCACCTGGCAGCCCTCAACAACCACCGCGAGGTGGCCCAGATTCTCATCCGGGAG GGCCGCTGTGACGTGAATGTGCGTAACCGGAAGCTGCAGTCCCCCCTGCACCTAGCGGTGCAGCAGGCCCACGTGGGGCTGGTGCCGCTGCTGGTGGACGCCGGTTGCAGTGTCAACGCCGAGGACGAGGAGGGGGACACAGCCTTGCACGTGGCGCTGCAGCGTCAGCAGCTGCTACCCCTGGTGGCGGATGGGGCCGGGGGGGACCCAGGGCCCTTGCAGCTGCTGTCCAGG CTACAGGCCTCGGGCCTCCCGGGCAGCTCCGAGCTGACGGTGGGCACGGCGGTTGCCTGCTTCCTGGCGCTGGAAGGCGCCGATGTGAGTTACACCAACCACCGCGGCCGGAGCCCGCTGGACCTGGCCGCCGAGGGCCGTGTGCTCAAGGCCCTGCAGGGCTGCGCCCAGCGCTTCCG GGAGCGGCAGGCGGGAGGGGGCGCGGCCCCGGGCACCAGGCACGCGCTCGGGACCCCCAACACCGTGACTAACCTGCACGTGGGCGCCGCGCCGGGGCCCGAGGCCGCCGAATGCCTGGTGTGCTCCGAGCTGGCGCTGCTGGTGCTCTTCTCACCGTGTCAGCACCGCACGGTGTGCGAGG AGTGCGCGCGCAGGATGAAGAAGTGCATCAGGTGCCAGGTGGTCGTCAGCAAGAAACTGCGCCCAG ACGGCTCCGAGGTGGTGAGCGCAGCCCCTACCCCCGGCCCGCCGCGCCAGCTGGTGGAGGAGCTGCAGAGCCGCTACCGGCAGATGGAGGAGCGCATCACCTGCCCCATCTGCATCGACAGCCACATCCGCCTCGTGTTCCAGTGCGGCCATGGCGCATGCGCTCCCTGCGGCGCCGCGCTCAGCGCCTGCCCGATCTGCCGCCAGCCCATCCGTGACCGCATCCAGATCTTCGTGTGA
- the MIB2 gene encoding E3 ubiquitin-protein ligase MIB2 isoform X9, producing the protein MDPDPQAGVQVGMRVVRGVDWKWGQQDGGEGGVGTVVELGRHGSPSTPDRTVVVQWDQGTRTNYRAGYQGAHDLLLYDNAQIGVRHPNIICDCCKKHGLRGMRWKCRVCLDYDLCTQCYMHNKHELAHAFDRYETAHSRPVTLSPRQGLPRIPLRGIFQGAKVVRGPDWEWGSQDAGTLSPGGEGKPGRVVDIRGWDVETGRSVASVTWADGTTNVYRVGHKGKVDLRCVGDAAGGFYYKDHLPRLGKPAPLQRRVSADGQPFQHGDKVKCLLDTDVLREMQEGHGGWNPRMAEFIGQTGTVHRITDRGDVRVQFNHETRWTFHPGALTKHHSFWVGDVVRVIDDLDTVKRLQAGHGEWTDDMAPALGRVGKVVKVFGDGNLRVAVGGQRWTFSPSCLVAYRPEEDTNLDVAERARENKSSLSVALDKLRAQKSDPEHPGRLVVEVALGNAARALDLVRRRPEQVDTKNQGRTALQVAAYLGQVELVRLLLQARAGVDLPDDEGNTALHYAALGNQPEAARVLLNAGCRVDAINSTQSTALHVAVQRGFLEVVRTLCGRGCDVNLPDAHSDTPLHSAISAGTGASGIVEVLTEVPSIDVTATNSQGFTLLHHASLKGHVLAVRKILARARQLVDAKKEDGFTALHLAALNNHREVAQILIREGRCDVNVRNRKLQSPLHLAVQQAHVGLVPLLVDAGCSVNAEDEEGDTALHVALQRQQLLPLVADGAGGDPGPLQLLSRLQASGLPGSSELTVGTAVACFLALEGADVSYTNHRGRSPLDLAAEGRVLKALQGCAQRFRERQAGGGAAPGTRHALGTPNTVTNLHVGAAPGPEAAECLVCSELALLVLFSPCQHRTVCEECARRMKKCIRCQVVVSKKLRPDGSEVVSAAPTPGPPRQLVEELQSRYRQMEERITCPICIDSHIRLVFQCGHGACAPCGAALSACPICRQPIRDRIQIFV; encoded by the exons ATGGACCCAGACCCCCAGGCGGGCGTGCAGGTCGGCATGCGAGTGGTGCGCGGTGTGGACTGGAAGTGGGGCCAGCAGGACGGCGGCGAGGGTGGCGTGGGCACGGTGGTGGAGCTTGGCCGCCACGGCAGCCCCTCCACACCCGACCGCACGGTGGTCGTGCAGTGGGACCAGGGCACGCGCACCAACTACCGTGCTGGCTACCAGGGTGCGCACGACCTGCTGCTGTACGACAACGCCCAGATCG GCGTCCGGCACCCCAACATCATCTGTGACTGCTGCAAGAAGCATGGGCTTCGGGGCATGCGCTGGAAGTGCCGCGTCTGCCTAGACTACGACCTCTGCACGCAGTGCTACATGCACAACAAGCACGAGCTCGCCCACGCCTTCGACCGCTACGAGACGGCCCACTCACGCCC TGTCACACTGAGTCCCCGCCAGGGCCTCCCGAGGATCCCACTCAGGGGCATCTTCCAGGGAGCAAAGGTGGTGCGAGGCCCCGACTGGGAGTGGGGCTCACAGGATG CGGGGACTCTTTCcccaggaggagaagggaagCCAGGCCGTGTGGTGGACATCCGTGGCTGGGATGTGGAGACAGGCCGGAGTGTGGCCAGCGTGACGTGGGCTGACGGTACCACCAACGTGTACCGTGTGGGCCACAAGGGCAAGGTGGACCTCAGGTGTGTGGGCGACGCAGCAGGCGGCTTCTACTACAAGGACCACCTCCCAAGGCTCG GCAAGCCGGCCCCGTTGCAGCGCAGGGTGAGTGCTGATGGCCAGCCCTTCCAGCACGGGGATAAAGTCAAGTGTCTGCTGGACACTGATGTCCTGCGGGAGATGCAGGAAGGCCACGGCGGCTGGAATCCCAGGATGGCAGAG TTTATCGGACAGACGGGCACCGTGCACCGCATCACGGACCGCGGGGACGTGCGTGTACAGTTCAACCATGAGACCCGCTGGACCTTCCACCCTGGGGCGCTCACCAAG CACCACTCCTTCTGGGTGGGCGACGTGGTACGGGTCATCGACGACCTTGACACAGTGAAGCGACTACAGGCTGGCCACGGCGAGTGGACGGACGACATGGCCCCC gcCCTGGGCCGCGTCGGGAAAGTGGTGAAAGTGTTTGGAGATGGGAACCTGCGTGTGGCGGTCGGTGGTCAGCGGTGGACCTTCAGCCCCTCCTGCCTCGTGGCCTACCGGCCGGAGGAGGACACCAACCTGGACGTGGCCGAGCGCGCCCGGGAGAACAAAA GCTCGCTGAGCGTGGCCCTGGACAAGCTTCGGGCCCAGAAGAGTGACCCGGAGCACCCGGGAAGGCTGGTGGTGGAGGTGGCGCTGGGGAACGCAGCCCGGGCTCTGGACCTGGTGCGGAGGCGCCCAGAGCAG GTGGACACCAAGAACCAAGGCAGGACTGCCCTGCAGGTGGCCGCCTACCTGGGCCAGGTGGAGTTGGTGCGGCTGCTGCTACAGGCCAGGGCGGGCGTGGACCTGCCGGATGATGAAGGCAACACTGCGCTGCACTATGCGGCCCTGGG GAACCAGCCTGAGGCCGCCAGGGTGCTCCTGAACGCTGGGTGCCGGGTGGACGCCATcaacagcacacagagcacagcGCTGCACGTGGCCGTGCAGaggggcttcctggaggtggtgCGGACCCTGTGCGGGCGCGGCTGTGATGTCAACCTGCCT GACGCCCACTCAGACACGCCCCTGCACTCTGCCATCTCGGCGGGCACTGGTGCCAGTGGCATTGTCGAGGTCCTCACCGAGGTGCCCAGCATCGACGTCACCGCCACCAACAGCCAGGGCTTCACCCTTCTGCACCATGCCTCCCTCAAGGGCCACGTACT AGCTGTGAGGAAGATTCTGGCTCGGGCGCGGCAGCTGGTGGACGCCAAGAAGGAGGACGGCTTCACGGCGCTGCACCTGGCAGCCCTCAACAACCACCGCGAGGTGGCCCAGATTCTCATCCGGGAG GGCCGCTGTGACGTGAATGTGCGTAACCGGAAGCTGCAGTCCCCCCTGCACCTAGCGGTGCAGCAGGCCCACGTGGGGCTGGTGCCGCTGCTGGTGGACGCCGGTTGCAGTGTCAACGCCGAGGACGAGGAGGGGGACACAGCCTTGCACGTGGCGCTGCAGCGTCAGCAGCTGCTACCCCTGGTGGCGGATGGGGCCGGGGGGGACCCAGGGCCCTTGCAGCTGCTGTCCAGG CTACAGGCCTCGGGCCTCCCGGGCAGCTCCGAGCTGACGGTGGGCACGGCGGTTGCCTGCTTCCTGGCGCTGGAAGGCGCCGATGTGAGTTACACCAACCACCGCGGCCGGAGCCCGCTGGACCTGGCCGCCGAGGGCCGTGTGCTCAAGGCCCTGCAGGGCTGCGCCCAGCGCTTCCG GGAGCGGCAGGCGGGAGGGGGCGCGGCCCCGGGCACCAGGCACGCGCTCGGGACCCCCAACACCGTGACTAACCTGCACGTGGGCGCCGCGCCGGGGCCCGAGGCCGCCGAATGCCTGGTGTGCTCCGAGCTGGCGCTGCTGGTGCTCTTCTCACCGTGTCAGCACCGCACGGTGTGCGAGG AGTGCGCGCGCAGGATGAAGAAGTGCATCAGGTGCCAGGTGGTCGTCAGCAAGAAACTGCGCCCAG ACGGCTCCGAGGTGGTGAGCGCAGCCCCTACCCCCGGCCCGCCGCGCCAGCTGGTGGAGGAGCTGCAGAGCCGCTACCGGCAGATGGAGGAGCGCATCACCTGCCCCATCTGCATCGACAGCCACATCCGCCTCGTGTTCCAGTGCGGCCATGGCGCATGCGCTCCCTGCGGCGCCGCGCTCAGCGCCTGCCCGATCTGCCGCCAGCCCATCCGTGACCGCATCCAGATCTTCGTGTGA